One Thalassotalea atypica DNA window includes the following coding sequences:
- the gyrA gene encoding DNA topoisomerase (ATP-hydrolyzing) subunit A has protein sequence MSDLAKEIVPINIEDELKSSYLDYAMSVIVGRALPDVRDGLKPVHRRVLFAMNVLGNDWNKPYKKSARVVGDVIGKYHPHGDTAVYDTIVRMAQDFSMRYMLVDGQGNFGSVDGDSAAAMRYTEIRMNKISHSILADLEKETVDFVPNYDGTEHIPAVMPTRIPALLVNGSSGIAVGMATNIPPHNLTEVINGCLALIENSELSIDDLMEYIPGPDFPTAGIISGRNGIKDAYNTGRGKIKIRARAEIEVDDKTGKETIVVHELPYQVNKARLIEKMAELVKEKRLEGISALRDESDKDGMRMVVEVKRGEVGEVVLNNLYKLTQMQVSFGLNMVALTEGQPKLFNLKEMLDAFILHRREVVTRRTIFELRKARDRAHILEGLSIALANIDPVIELVKSSANRKEAEEKLISQGWALGNVSGMLEAAGNDAARPEWLEPQYGIRDGLYYLTPQQAKAIVDLQLYKLSGMEHEKILNEYKELLDLIAELMHILASPERLMEVIREELELIRDEFGDERRTEITNASHDLSLEDLICEEDVVVTLSHEGYVKYQVLSDYEAQRRGGKGKAATKMKEEDFIERLLVANTHDTILCFSNRGKLYWLKVYQLPLASRTARGRPIVNLLPLESDERITAILPVREYEDDKFIIMATASGTVKKTPLTAYSNQRANGIIALNLRDDDTLIGVDITNGENDIMLFSDEGKVVRFNEKQRDSETGEVKIDPETGEELHALRAMGRTATGVRGIRLEGDQKVVSLIVPKNDGPVLTVTENGYGKRTDLDEYPAKSRATKGVVSIKVSERNGKVVGAVQVEENDEIMMITDNGTLVRTRVNEVSVIGRNTQGVRLIRTAEDEHVVALQRIDEIEETEVLSSEDEQGEVEGSEAAENIAVATEELSNDESLSDPEE, from the coding sequence ATGTCCGATCTGGCAAAAGAAATCGTTCCAATTAATATTGAAGATGAGCTTAAAAGCTCATATTTAGATTACGCTATGAGTGTAATCGTTGGTCGCGCACTTCCAGATGTTCGCGATGGTTTGAAACCAGTACATAGACGCGTGCTATTCGCCATGAATGTGCTAGGTAACGATTGGAATAAACCATATAAAAAATCTGCTCGTGTTGTTGGTGATGTGATCGGTAAATATCACCCTCACGGTGATACTGCTGTTTACGATACTATTGTTCGTATGGCACAAGACTTTTCAATGCGTTATATGCTTGTTGATGGTCAGGGTAACTTTGGCTCTGTCGATGGTGACTCTGCAGCGGCTATGCGTTATACCGAAATTAGAATGAACAAAATATCTCATTCTATTCTTGCCGACCTTGAAAAAGAAACTGTTGATTTTGTACCCAACTATGATGGTACTGAGCATATTCCAGCAGTAATGCCTACACGAATTCCTGCATTGCTAGTAAATGGCTCTTCAGGTATCGCTGTCGGTATGGCGACTAATATTCCACCTCATAACTTAACCGAAGTCATCAATGGCTGTTTAGCATTAATAGAAAATAGCGAACTTAGCATTGATGATTTAATGGAATACATTCCAGGCCCTGACTTCCCAACAGCTGGTATTATCAGTGGTCGTAACGGTATCAAAGACGCCTACAATACAGGTCGTGGTAAAATTAAGATCCGTGCTCGTGCTGAAATTGAAGTGGATGACAAAACTGGTAAAGAAACTATTGTCGTACATGAGCTTCCTTATCAAGTAAATAAGGCTCGTCTGATTGAAAAAATGGCTGAGCTAGTCAAAGAGAAACGATTAGAAGGTATTTCTGCTTTGCGTGATGAGTCTGATAAAGACGGCATGCGTATGGTTGTTGAAGTTAAGCGTGGTGAAGTAGGTGAAGTTGTATTAAACAATTTGTACAAACTTACACAAATGCAAGTGTCTTTTGGTTTGAATATGGTGGCTTTAACTGAAGGTCAGCCGAAATTATTCAACCTAAAAGAAATGTTAGATGCCTTTATATTGCATCGTCGTGAAGTGGTTACTCGACGTACCATTTTCGAATTGCGTAAAGCACGAGATCGCGCTCATATCTTAGAAGGTTTGTCGATAGCATTGGCGAACATTGATCCAGTCATCGAATTAGTAAAAAGCTCAGCAAATCGTAAAGAAGCTGAAGAAAAGCTAATTTCACAAGGTTGGGCATTAGGCAATGTGAGTGGCATGTTAGAAGCCGCTGGTAATGACGCGGCTCGTCCTGAGTGGCTAGAACCACAATACGGTATTCGAGACGGTTTATACTATTTAACGCCTCAACAGGCTAAAGCGATTGTCGATCTGCAATTATATAAATTGTCAGGTATGGAACATGAAAAGATTCTAAACGAGTACAAAGAGTTATTAGATTTAATCGCTGAATTGATGCATATTCTGGCTTCACCAGAACGTTTGATGGAAGTCATCCGTGAAGAATTAGAGTTAATTCGTGATGAATTTGGTGATGAACGTCGTACGGAAATCACCAATGCGTCACATGACTTATCGTTAGAAGACCTAATTTGTGAAGAAGATGTTGTCGTAACACTTTCACATGAAGGTTATGTTAAGTACCAAGTACTAAGTGATTACGAAGCTCAACGCCGCGGCGGTAAGGGTAAAGCGGCGACTAAGATGAAAGAAGAAGATTTCATCGAACGTTTATTAGTGGCCAATACGCACGATACAATATTGTGTTTCTCAAATCGCGGTAAGCTTTATTGGTTAAAAGTGTATCAATTGCCATTAGCGAGCAGAACAGCCAGAGGTCGTCCAATCGTTAACTTATTGCCATTGGAAAGCGATGAAAGAATTACCGCAATTTTACCTGTGCGTGAATACGAAGATGATAAGTTCATCATCATGGCAACAGCGTCGGGTACAGTGAAGAAAACGCCGTTGACTGCATACTCTAATCAACGTGCGAACGGTATTATTGCTTTGAATCTTCGTGATGACGATACCTTAATTGGTGTTGATATTACTAACGGCGAAAACGACATCATGTTGTTCTCTGATGAAGGTAAAGTTGTACGCTTTAATGAGAAGCAACGGGACAGTGAAACAGGTGAAGTGAAAATTGATCCTGAAACAGGTGAAGAACTTCATGCGTTACGTGCCATGGGCCGAACTGCAACAGGTGTTCGTGGTATTCGTTTAGAGGGCGATCAAAAAGTGGTTTCACTTATAGTGCCTAAAAATGACGGACCAGTATTGACTGTTACTGAAAATGGTTACGGTAAGCGAACTGACTTAGACGAGTATCCAGCGAAAAGTCGTGCGACTAAAGGTGTTGTATCGATTAAAGTCAGCGAACGTAACGGTAAAGTTGTTGGTGCTGTGCAAGTCGAAGAAAATGACGAAATCATGATGATCACAGACAACGGTACTCTTGTGCGTACTCGCGTAAATGAGGTCAGTGTTATTGGTCGTAATACACAAGGTGTTCGTTTGATTCGTACTGCTGAAGATGAGCATGTAGTTGCTTTACAACGTATTGATGAAATTGAAGAGACTGAAGTATTGTCATCAGAAGATGAGCAAGGCGAAGTTGAAGGATCAGAAGCTGCTGAGAACATAGCAGTAGCAACTGAAGAACTCTCGAATGATGAGAGCCTCTCGGATCCCGAAGAATAA